In Lentimicrobiaceae bacterium, the DNA window ACTGATCCAGTTGCCGTCAAGGTCGTTGCCAAAGCCTTGTGTGTCGTTTTGTTTGCCTGCAAAATTCCACATAAAATAACGCACATACATAAACTGCAGCTGATAGCTGAAGAAAAACCTCAGGTTTTCGGTAAAGGTGGGTTTGTTGATGACCACCTGTTCGCCATCGCTGTTGGTTGTTGTAATGGGTGTTCCTTTAACTTTTCCCCATTTGATATAATTGGCAGCGTGTGATTTTTCGCTGCTGCTCCACATACGTGGAAAAATGGTGGAAAAGGCCGGGTCATAAACGGGCTCATTCCCTTTTTTCTCGTCAATAATGATGTATTTTCCTGACTTAATGTCTTTTATATACACGGGTTTGCCGTCTTTGCGGTCAACCACAGGAGCATTGTAATAGGGTCCGTGCAGCAATGGCCAGTCGCCGTATTGTTCACGGTTAAGGTAACTGAGCAGGTTGATGGCATTGTCAGGCTGATTCTCATTGATGGGGGTGTTGGCATTGGAGCGCACTATCAGCATAAAGAAACTCGAATATCCGATAAGGATAAAAGTAAAGGCCAATATAGCAGTATTCCACAACACTTTTTTCTTTTTGCGGGTATAGGATAACCCCCAGATAATGGCAGAGCCCAAAACCAAAAAATAGAGCAAGGTGCCTGTGTTAAATGGTAGTCCGATGATGTTGACGGAAAACAGCTCGAAAAGCCCGGCAAGTTTTACCACCCAGGGGATAATCAGGTTCATGATAAGCCCCAGCAGCACTATTGAGGCAAGAAGTGCAATCACCATGCCTTTGGCTGAAGGCTTGTACTTTTTAAAGTAAAAGATGAGTGTAATGGCTGGAATGGCCAGTAAATTGAGCAGGTGAACCCCAATGCTTAGGCCTATCATAAAGGCAATCAATACTATCCATCGGATGGAATGTGGCTCTTCGGCAGCGTCTTCCCATTTGAGCATAGCCCAGAAAACAAATGCAGTGAAGAATGACGACATGGCATAAACCTCTCCTTCAACTGCCGAAAACCAGAATGAATCGCTGAAAGTGTAGGCCAGAGAGCCCACAAGACCGGCGCCGATAATGGTGATGATGTCGCCTTTTTCTGCTGTGTTTTCCTTCAAAACCAGCTTCCGTGTAAGGTGGGTGATGGTCCAGAATAAAAACAAAATGGTGAATCCGCTGCTGATGGCCGACATGGCATTGACCATAAAGGCCACTTTAGATGTATCGCCAAAAGCAAAAAGAGAAAAAAAACGGCCAATCATTTGAAATAGTGGTGCTCCCGGTGGGTGACCAACCTGCAGTTTAAAGGCTGTGGCAATGTATTCGCCGCAATCCCAGAAACTGGCCGTGGGCTCGGCAGTGAGCAGATAAACTGTGCTCGCTATGGCAAAAACTATCCAGCCTGCCATGTTGTTGATGCGCCTGTAAAGATTCATAGCGTGTTATTTTTATGCTTTTCCCGTAAACCGGTTGAAGATGCGAAGGTAATATTTTTTGGCCTTGGCTTTTTGAGCAAACTTACACTGTGCTAAAAATGATAATCTGCTGATGAAAACACTGGTAATCTGCCCCATTATATTGAGTAATTTGCCTGAGCCTCCCATCTCATATTTGAGATCTCTGATAACAATTTCGTATCTTTGCAAAAGCAAATCAAAGCATCATTATTACATTAATTATCTTCATTTTATGAAAAAACTCGTTTTATTGCGTCATGGCGAAAGTGAATGGAATAAGGAAAACCGTTTTACCGGTTGGACTGATGTTGACCTTTCGGAAAAAGGTGTAAAAGAAGCTGCTGAAGCAGGTAAGGTATTGAAGGAAAACGGATTCAATTTTGATATGGCGTATACTTCTTTCCTGAAACGGGCTATCAAAACGCTGAACCTGGCTCTGGAATCAATGGATCAACTGTGGATTCCTGTGAAGAAAAGCTGGAGACTCAACGAAAAACACTACGGAAACCTGCAGGGCCTCAACAAGGCTGAAACAGCTGCAAAATACGGTGATGAACAAGTGCATATCTGGCGCCGCAGCTATGATATTCCACCCGCACCACTGGCCGGAAACGACGAACGTAACCCTCGCCTGGATGCCCGCTACAAAAGCGAAAATCCTGAATTGATTCCATTGACTGAATCGCTGAAAGATACTGTTGACCGCATGATTCCTTACTGGGAAGGCGAAATTCGCGAGTCGCTGAAAAATAACAGTCAGATTTTGGTGGCTGCTCATGGCAACAGCCTCAGGGCTGTGATCAAATACCTGAAAAATATCAGCGATCAGGATATTGTTAACCTCAATCTGCCCACTGGTATTCCTTATGTTTTTGAATTTGATGATGAGTTGAACCTCCAGAAAGATTACTTCCTGGGCGATCCTGAAGAGATTAAAAAACTGATGGATGCTGTGGCTAATCAAGGGAAAGCCAAATAGCTGAGCTGATGCCTAAACAGTGGGTTGTCCCTGATATTCATGGCTGTAGCCGGAGTCTGCGTGCTTTGGTCGAATCGCATATTGTGCCCGCAAAAGACGATCATTTGTATTTTCTGGGCGATTTTGTTGATCGTGGCCCTGACTCAAAAGGCGTGCTTGATTATGTGATGGGGCTTCAGCAACAAGGATACACTGTTTTTCCCCTGAAAGGGAACCACGAAGAGTTTTTTGTGAAATCGTTCGATGAAGAAAAGGAGCTGAAGAGTTTTCTTTTCTTTAAACAAAGAAACAAATCCAAACTGCAGTGGCTGAAGCACGGAGGTTTGGAAGCCATGCAAAGCTTCCATACCGAAAACCTGCTTGATATTCCTGAACATTACATTGAATGGATGCGCAATCTTCCCTTGTATCATGAGCTGGATAAGTTTGTGCTGGTTCATGCCGGATTAAATTTTGATATCCCCAATCCTTTTGAGGATACTCACACCATGCTGTGGGTGCGCGAATTTAAAGTCAGATCCTATAAGATTGGTTATCGCAGGCTTATTCATGGTCATGTTCCGGTTAGCCTCGATTTTATTGATCTTACCATAAAATCTTCCAGCTATCCGTTTATCGATTTGGATAATGGATGTTATATGGCCAACCGGAATGGTTTTGGTAATCTTGTGGCACTCGAACTGGGTACCATGGAGCTCAAGGTTCAACCTAATATTGATATGGATTAGGCTGTTGCCTGAAAACAAAAAGGGCTTTCTGTTGAAGAAAGCCCTTTTTGTTTAAAAACCCAGTGGTTTTCTTGAGCCCTCTCCTGAAGACTTTGAAAAAATGGAAGTCAGCATTTTTTCAGCATTTTCAACGTCTGAAACCGTAAAGGTTACCATGTCGGTTTTTGGTAAGTCTGACATGTTGGCTATGCGGTTTGAATGCGCTTTTACCAGTTTTTCGTAAAAGTTTCTTACCATTCTTCCGTTACCAAAGCTCGCTGTTTTGTCATGATAAAGCCTGTTGATTAAATGGTTGACCAGCTGCAGTGCCTCAGGCTCAATTTCAAATCTTTTGCGCATAACCATCCGTTTGAAGATATCGAGCAGCTCATCAGGAGTGTAATCATTGAAAAAGAAATAATTGCTGAAACGCGATTCGAGCCCATGGTTCGAGCGAATAAAGTCTTGCATTTCCTGAGTATAACCGGCCACAATTACTGCAAATTTATCGCGCTCATCGTCCATTCTTTTAAGCAAAGCCTGAACCGCTTCACTGCCAAAATCGTTGCTCCCTTTGGCGGAAGTAAGGGCATAGGCTTCATCAATAAACAATACGCCATACATGGCTGAGTCAATTACCTGATTGGTTTTGGGCGCTGTTTGTCCTACAAATTCAGCTACCAAATCGGCTCTGCTTACTTCTACCGAATGGCCTTTGGGCAAAAGGCCCAGGGCTTTGTAAATACGGCCCAGCAATCTTGCTACGGTGGTTTTTCCGGTTCCCGGAGGGCCGAAAAATACACTGTGAAGCGTTATCGGGTCCGCTTCATACCCGTTTTGTATAAGCTTTTGCTGCGTTTTAATGTAGTTGACCAGCGATATTACATTTTCCTTTATCTCTTTCAGGCCAACCATCTTGTTGAGCTCGGCCATTATTTCTTCAACTGTTTCAACATCTTTGTCTTCAAACTCATCCTGAACCGAAGCTTTGATATCGTCAACGGTGATGGTGAGCAGCTCTTCGTCAGAAAGCCGGTCTACATCCTGCAATCCCAGTCTGGCCGACTGGTAACGGACTGCCTCTTCAAACAGGTTGCGGGCAGTACGGGCATTGCCGAATTGCTTGTCTTTCGACTGATAAAGAAAGTCGAAATACCGTCTGACTTTTGCTTCGGCCTCATCGGTAATCAGAAACTTATTTTCGTTGCACATGGCCTCAAAAATAACGGTGAGCTGTGCTGCAGAGTAATCTTTAAAGTAAAAATAGCGTGTAAAACGATGCTGAAGTCCGGGGTTAGAGTTGATAAAGCGTTTCATTTCATCGGTATACCCGGCCACAATCACAATCAGGTTGTGTTTGTGGTCTTCCATTCGTTTTACCAGAATATTGACGGCCTCTTCGCCAAAATCGCCTTTTGATCCGGAAGGAACAAGGCTGTAAGCTTCATCAATAAACAAAATACCATCTAAAGCCGAATCAATAACTTTATTGGTTTTGATGCCTGTTTGTCCTACAAATTCGGCAACCAGCGCGGTGCGGTCAACTTCAACAACATGACCTTTTTTCAATATTCCGAGGGTTTTAAAAAAGCGTCCCATGAGCCGGGCCATGGTGGTTTTTCCGGTTCCCGGAGGCCCTGCAAATACGGTGTGCAAAGTGGTGTTGCCCAGGGCTATACCTCTTTCTTTCCGTTTTTTCTCCACTTTAATGTATTTGATGAGCGCATCCAAATCGCTCTTTATCTCTTCCAGTCCTGTAAGTTTGTTCAACTCCTTCATCAGGCTTTCTATGGTGTCAGGACTTTCAACGGGCGTTGGCTCGCCGGGCTCGTAGCGGCCGATATGACTTTCGGCCTGCGACTTTTCGGCTTCAGCCAGATTGCTTTTCAGTATTTCATTCTCCGGGTCAAGTAACAGTCCTTTTTTATAATAGGCAATGGCTGTTTCAAATTTGTCTTTTTCGGCGTAGGCAAATCCGATATTGTTGTAGGTTATCGCATTTTCAATGCCTTCTGTTACTTCGGGCTTCGCTTTTTCAACAGCCTGTATTATTTCATCTACATCTGTTTCGCAGTCAATAACCTGGCAAATAAGATTGCTCAGGATAACCGGGTCTGTTTCGCAGTATTCAAAAGCCTTGCGAAAGTTATCAAGGGCCTCATTTTTATTGCCTGCCAGGTCGAGTGTTACGCCCAGTGAGTTGTAAGCAGAATAATATTCAGGCTCCAGTTTGATGGCTTTTTTGAAACAATCGATGGCTTGCGCATATTCGCTGTCTTCGGAATGCTTTTTGCCTTTTTCAAAAAGCGTGACCGCTGCCGGGTTTTTTGAAGGTTCAGGCAACGGTGTATTTATCAGGTCGCGGGCTGTAGCACCTGATGATTCAGTGGTTTTGGCGTTGGGGAATTTTGTAAATACATATACCCACATTTCGTCGGCATAGAACATTTCGCTGATGCTGAAACCGGCTTTTGCTTTTTCCTGAATGAGTGCTTTGTCAAATTTTCCCCTGGTGGCCCAGCTTTGGGTGACAAAACCGGTGTTGTCTGACATAATGAGCGCCCATTTGCCATCGCCGTAAGCCAAAGAGGTAATGTCTCTGCCGCGGTTCCATCCTGCAGTAATGAGGTCTTCGGGAAACGAGGAGAGCGTTTCAAAATACTGGGTTTGTGTTTTGGTGCCTTTCGACATCACAACGGCCCATCGGTCAACACCATATGAAAGGCTCGTAACAGCATATCCATCCTTGTATCCCTGCTGTATCTCTTTTTCAGGAAACTGGCTGCTGGTGCGCCAAATCTGATCAGTAAACCCTGATTGTTTGGCTTGTATAACAACCCACCGGTCATTAACATACGAAAGGAAAATAATGTCAAAGCCTTCGTCCCAGCCTTCCTTGATTTCATCGGCCGGAAATACGGCATTGGTAGCCCATCGCTGAAGTCCATAGCTTGTTTGGGCTGAAGTGAGCAGTATCCATTTGCCTTCGCCGAAGGCAATGCCCTGTATTTGTTCGTTGTTTTCCCAGGCAGCATTGATTTCTTTGTCAGGATAATTACTGCAGGTATGATAAGTTTCAGATTGCATAAAGATTGGTTTTACTGATAAACTGATATGAAATCAGGTTTTTAATAACGCCGGCGCCGGCCAAGCAAGGCAAACAAGGCAAAAAGGATGAGCAGGAGCCCGATCATGACAAACAACAATCCGGCTATCAGATAAAAGGCGACTATCATCGCCATTATATTCATTACCATGAGCAATCCCATTCTTAATAGCCCCCAAAACGGGCCTGCAATGGTAAGGCTTTCAAGAAAAAGAGCAAGCAGGAGCATGATGATGACGATGGAGCACCCCCATAGTGCCCAGTGTATCGGAAGGCTAAAACCTTTTGGAATCATACTTGCGCCTTCATTGAAAAACCATTCCAGCTCGCGGCTGTCCCAAAGAGAGCCTGCTATGAGCATAAACCCGAAAACAAGCCCCGGCGAGATTATCCACCACTTGGGGCGCTCTACAGGAAAATACCTGTCAAAAATACTGGTTCGTCTGATTGCAGGTGTGCCGCCACTTTTTGAGGCATATGCTTCACGCGGATCTGTGTGACCTTTCATCTGAAACCAGGCATTCAACTCGTCCCTTTTTCTGATAATGATGATAAGTATAAAGGTAAAAACAGCAATAATCAGCCAATTGCTGAACCGGTTGAAGCGAAAGATGTTGCCAATCAGGTTGTTGAGCCGGAGCATGGTTTTTAAACCTCCGGTTTTATAGCAGGCAGATTCAAGCTGATGACCGCTGATAAAGCCCGTGAGATTTTGCTGGTTTTTTACTTCAAACCACTCGTTTCTCATTGAATTTAAAACGTTTACTGTGTCACCCTCTTTGAATACATGCAGGGTATTGGGGCTGTTTACGCTGTCGCGGATGAGTATTTCATCGTAACCAACAATGAATATGTCGCCGGGCTGAACCTTGCACGTGCGTCGTTCTTCAAGCCGTTTCCGGTATTCGCTGCGGTCGTCAATGGTGTAAGCCTCTGTATTTTTATCGATTGGTTTCCCGTATATTTTTTCAATTTCGGCCAGGCTTAATACGGTGTCAAATATCTGCAAGTCGTCCATGGCGCCATTGATTGAGCCTATCTCCAGGTTAGCTTCGCTCTTTTGCATGCGTGCTCTGCCAGCGAAAACCTCATTGTTCACGATTAATCTGGCCTGTTGATTCGGGTGATCATAGACGATGGCTATAAAAGTCCATTGATCTTTTAGGACTGCAGGGCCTTCAATTACGCCATCTTTTCCGGCTGAAGCTGCCCAGCGCTGTGTTCCGTTGCTGTATGTGGTTGAAATGCCCCTGGCTTTATCGTTGCCGCTGCGCAGAGGCGATGCTTTCTGGTAGGTTTCATTTGCCTTAATCCAGAAACAAATGCTGATTTGAGGTAGTTTTTCGGGCGAAATCTGAACGGGAAGGGTGATGTAGCCCCTGATGGCATAGCCTGCCTCTGTAAACTGAGTAGCTTGCCCTGCCTGGCCAAACCGATCGGTGGCTGGCTTTATTCCGTTTGGCTTGCCTCTGAGTGCCGATTGGCTGATTTCTTTGGCATTGCCATTGAGCTTATACCCGGCAACCAGATGTTGCTCCGGATTTTGTCCGTAAGCGAAGCAACCTGCCAACCAGGTCATTAACCAGATACTCAGAAGGGTTATTGGGTTGATTTTCATATTGATATTTAAAACCGCGGTGCTTGCATTTGTTTGAAAGCCTTGTTTTTCATTCGTGATTTTTTCCGGGTATATGGCTACCAGGTTATTTTTTTGGTGAGTTGCTTTTTGTTTTTCAGGTTTTCAATGGTTGATACTGCTTTTCATTTGCAAAAATCATGCTGAAACAGCCTGGGTTTGTGGTATAATTACAAGGCGTAAATGATGACTATATGGGCAACATAGATACTTTTTGATATATGTTACGCTCAAATTTCGGGAATTTTCCTGAACTGGCAAAATATCTGCCGGCCGAAAGTATATAGGGATAATACGGTGAGGGCAGGCAGATGTTGGGAGGGTAATGAAGTGTGTAATCTGGTTAATCGGGGCTTGTGTCTGATAATTAGCTTTTTAGGAGAGTGGGCTTCGGGCAGCTGAGGTGGGAATGATGCAGCAGGAATCCTGCGCATTGTGGTTTTTTGGCGAAAGTATTGCCGGACTGTAAGCCGGATTGTTTAACTGGCCTGGTATACAGGTTTTGCATGGCTGGCCTGCCACAGGTTTTTATCTGTGATTACAAGGCCGTGTTTTGTATGGGCGCATACACAGCTAATATAGGCAGTTGTGTACTTATTTGCGGGAGGTTGTTGGTGAGGCTGTTTTGAAAAACATACCTTCAATGCCAAAATCGTTGGACTCCACTTTGATGAACTCACATGTGCCTTTTTTTATGCTTTGCCCGCCCTTGTAGCCAAAGCCCAGTGCGCGCAGCATGTCATAGGCATGAGTGGGCGAAATAACGTAAAAGGCAGTATTTTCAGTGAGTCCGTCGCCCGACGAAAAGATGGTTTCGGCAATCCGGCCCAGTTGAAACTCCAGTTTGGTGGCAAGTTCGTTTTTACCTTGCATGCGGTAAGCGAATATCAGAGGGTCAAGATAACGCATTTCAAAAGGATTTTTTTCGAGAATGGCATGAGCCAGCCTGATAATTTCGCTGTATTCTATGTTGGTTTTCTGGTCTTTCTGCATAAAAAACATCAGGCTGTCGGCCAGTGGTTGCGAAACGCTTGGGTTGTATTCAGTCTGAAGCGGAAAGCCATAATATAGTAAGTGATATTCTTTGGGGCTCAGGGTGGTGTCATGGGCTTTGTAGCGCTCCATCAGAGTTTGATAAGAGGTGGAGGCACCCTTTTTTTCAATGCTTTTGCTGATTTTTTTATAATCCGGGGCGGCGAATTGGGTTTTCTGGGCGTATGAGCCAAGGGTGCAGGCTACAAGCAGCACTCCAGTTATATATCTGAGCATATTTTCCGATGGGTTTCTTATAAACGGGAAAGGTAAGCATTTAACCCGGGTTATGACCAGGATTCGTTTTCAATAAAATCAATTTCAGCGTCGGTAAGGCTTATCCAGGTGTAAATAACCGAGTCAATGATGTCGGCATCGGGCTCGCTTTCATCCTTGAAATTGGGCAGCCCCCTGGTTAATTCTATGATTCTCTGCTCGCTGATGGCTAAAAGGTTTTCCTGTGGATTTTGCTGATTCAGCAAAAGGGCAATCGAACCGTAATTGTTCCAGTTGAGTGGCACCATGGAAGCCAGCGCAAGTTCAACCTGCTGCATAATTACACGAAACTCCGTCTTATCTGCTTCAATGCCTGCTTTCAACAATGCATTCTTCAACATGGTGACATTTAAAGGTATGTCAGG includes these proteins:
- a CDS encoding AAA family ATPase, which encodes MQSETYHTCSNYPDKEINAAWENNEQIQGIAFGEGKWILLTSAQTSYGLQRWATNAVFPADEIKEGWDEGFDIIFLSYVNDRWVVIQAKQSGFTDQIWRTSSQFPEKEIQQGYKDGYAVTSLSYGVDRWAVVMSKGTKTQTQYFETLSSFPEDLITAGWNRGRDITSLAYGDGKWALIMSDNTGFVTQSWATRGKFDKALIQEKAKAGFSISEMFYADEMWVYVFTKFPNAKTTESSGATARDLINTPLPEPSKNPAAVTLFEKGKKHSEDSEYAQAIDCFKKAIKLEPEYYSAYNSLGVTLDLAGNKNEALDNFRKAFEYCETDPVILSNLICQVIDCETDVDEIIQAVEKAKPEVTEGIENAITYNNIGFAYAEKDKFETAIAYYKKGLLLDPENEILKSNLAEAEKSQAESHIGRYEPGEPTPVESPDTIESLMKELNKLTGLEEIKSDLDALIKYIKVEKKRKERGIALGNTTLHTVFAGPPGTGKTTMARLMGRFFKTLGILKKGHVVEVDRTALVAEFVGQTGIKTNKVIDSALDGILFIDEAYSLVPSGSKGDFGEEAVNILVKRMEDHKHNLIVIVAGYTDEMKRFINSNPGLQHRFTRYFYFKDYSAAQLTVIFEAMCNENKFLITDEAEAKVRRYFDFLYQSKDKQFGNARTARNLFEEAVRYQSARLGLQDVDRLSDEELLTITVDDIKASVQDEFEDKDVETVEEIMAELNKMVGLKEIKENVISLVNYIKTQQKLIQNGYEADPITLHSVFFGPPGTGKTTVARLLGRIYKALGLLPKGHSVEVSRADLVAEFVGQTAPKTNQVIDSAMYGVLFIDEAYALTSAKGSNDFGSEAVQALLKRMDDERDKFAVIVAGYTQEMQDFIRSNHGLESRFSNYFFFNDYTPDELLDIFKRMVMRKRFEIEPEALQLVNHLINRLYHDKTASFGNGRMVRNFYEKLVKAHSNRIANMSDLPKTDMVTFTVSDVENAEKMLTSIFSKSSGEGSRKPLGF
- a CDS encoding serine/threonine protein phosphatase, which produces MPKQWVVPDIHGCSRSLRALVESHIVPAKDDHLYFLGDFVDRGPDSKGVLDYVMGLQQQGYTVFPLKGNHEEFFVKSFDEEKELKSFLFFKQRNKSKLQWLKHGGLEAMQSFHTENLLDIPEHYIEWMRNLPLYHELDKFVLVHAGLNFDIPNPFEDTHTMLWVREFKVRSYKIGYRRLIHGHVPVSLDFIDLTIKSSSYPFIDLDNGCYMANRNGFGNLVALELGTMELKVQPNIDMD
- the gpmA gene encoding 2,3-diphosphoglycerate-dependent phosphoglycerate mutase, with protein sequence MKKLVLLRHGESEWNKENRFTGWTDVDLSEKGVKEAAEAGKVLKENGFNFDMAYTSFLKRAIKTLNLALESMDQLWIPVKKSWRLNEKHYGNLQGLNKAETAAKYGDEQVHIWRRSYDIPPAPLAGNDERNPRLDARYKSENPELIPLTESLKDTVDRMIPYWEGEIRESLKNNSQILVAAHGNSLRAVIKYLKNISDQDIVNLNLPTGIPYVFEFDDELNLQKDYFLGDPEEIKKLMDAVANQGKAK
- a CDS encoding DUF4919 domain-containing protein, translating into MLRYITGVLLVACTLGSYAQKTQFAAPDYKKISKSIEKKGASTSYQTLMERYKAHDTTLSPKEYHLLYYGFPLQTEYNPSVSQPLADSLMFFMQKDQKTNIEYSEIIRLAHAILEKNPFEMRYLDPLIFAYRMQGKNELATKLEFQLGRIAETIFSSGDGLTENTAFYVISPTHAYDMLRALGFGYKGGQSIKKGTCEFIKVESNDFGIEGMFFKTASPTTSRK
- a CDS encoding LamG domain-containing protein, which translates into the protein MKINPITLLSIWLMTWLAGCFAYGQNPEQHLVAGYKLNGNAKEISQSALRGKPNGIKPATDRFGQAGQATQFTEAGYAIRGYITLPVQISPEKLPQISICFWIKANETYQKASPLRSGNDKARGISTTYSNGTQRWAASAGKDGVIEGPAVLKDQWTFIAIVYDHPNQQARLIVNNEVFAGRARMQKSEANLEIGSINGAMDDLQIFDTVLSLAEIEKIYGKPIDKNTEAYTIDDRSEYRKRLEERRTCKVQPGDIFIVGYDEILIRDSVNSPNTLHVFKEGDTVNVLNSMRNEWFEVKNQQNLTGFISGHQLESACYKTGGLKTMLRLNNLIGNIFRFNRFSNWLIIAVFTFILIIIIRKRDELNAWFQMKGHTDPREAYASKSGGTPAIRRTSIFDRYFPVERPKWWIISPGLVFGFMLIAGSLWDSRELEWFFNEGASMIPKGFSLPIHWALWGCSIVIIMLLLALFLESLTIAGPFWGLLRMGLLMVMNIMAMIVAFYLIAGLLFVMIGLLLILFALFALLGRRRRY